The Ramlibacter algicola genome segment AAGGACGCGTTGTCGGTGTGGCGCGAGGCCTGCTGCAGCTTCTCGAACATGGACGCGAACGAGCGCGGATCGAAGCCGGCCTGCACGGCCACGCCGTAGCCGATGCGATCGGCCTCGCGCTCCATGTCGCGCGAGAAGTTCAGGCCGCTCTGGGCCGACATCGCCTGGGTGCTGGTGATCACCGCGTTGCCCGCCTCGGGGTTGCGCGACATCGCGAGCATGCCCAGCAGCATGCCCACGAGCACCAGCGGCGCCTGCCGGCTCTCCTGCGCCATGATGCGCGAGATGTGCCGCTGGGTGACGTGGCTCAGTTCGTGCGCGAGCACCGACGCGATCTCGTCGCGCGACGTGGTGACGTTGATGAGGCCCAGCTGCAGGCCCAGCCAGCCGCCCGGCACCGCGAACGCATTGATCATGCGGTCCTTGCCCAGCAGCACCTGCCACGCGTAGCGCTGGTCCATCTCGGCGCTGAGCTCGCCGCGCGCGCGCGCCGCATCCAGCAGCGGCTGCCAGAGGCCCTGCACGTACTCCGCGATCACCGGGTCGTCGACGTAGTCCAGGTCGCGGTACATCTCGCGCGCGACGCGGTCGCCCAGCCGGCGCTCCTGCGACGTGGTCATGTCGCCGCTGTCGCCCAGCGTCGGCAGTTGCGCGGACGCGGGCCCCACCGCCACGAGGGCGGCGAGGACGGCGGCGATGGGGCGGCGCAGGCGGGGGAGGTGGGACTTCAAAAGCTATCCAGCGGCAGGTAACCGACGATGTCGGCCGTCGTGCCGTCCAGCAGGGCGGTCCAGGCGTATTCCTTGCGGGCCAGCAGCGGCAGGTAGCGCAGCTGCTGGACCTGCCTGCCCGTCGCACGCACCGCCGCGTCGATCTCGGCCCGGCGTTGCGGGAAACGGGCGGCAAGGGACTCGATGGGACGCGCGGCCTGCAGCACAGCCTGCGTTTGTGTGGCGTAGGGCACCCAGAGTTCCGGCCGTGCCGACAGCGAGATCCCACCCAGCGCCTGCAGCGTCATTTCCTGGTTTTCACCGGCATTGCGGAACGGCCGCAGCGCGATCAGCGTCGGGCCGCCCCAGGGCGCGACGTCGATGTCCGCCGGCGCCTTGTCCACCAGTTCGGCCGGAATGTCGAGCTGGTGCACGACGCGGAAGCGGTCGTACTCGAACACCAGGTGCACGGGCCGCGCCATGTGCACCGTCCACAGGCCGTAGCCCAGCGCGGCCAGCTGCAGGAGGCCGACGACCAGCAGGTCGCGCCGCAGTTCGCGCGCGGGCTTGGCGCGGTTGAACACGGCGAACGTGATCAGCGGGCCGATGACCACGTCGACGGAGACCAGCAGCAGGAACAGGTCGCGGCCACCGGACAGTTCGCGGTAGGGAAACGGGTACCAGACCAGGAAGACGAGCAGCGCCGACAGCGCCGCGACGAGGCAGCTCAGCACGAGGTGGATCCCGGCTGCGCGCAGCCGGGATCGCCAGTCGAAGCCGGCCGTATCATGGGTGGAGGCAATGGAACTCATCTGCATGACAGGATTGACTCATTTCGACCGCGAAGGCCAGGCCCACATGGTGGACGTGGCCGGCAAGCCCGCGACCCACCGCGTGGCGGTGGCGCGAGGCCGGATCGAGATGCTACCGGCGACGCTGGACCTGATCCAGAGCGGCACCGCGCGCAAGGGCGACGTGCTGGGCATCGCCCGCATCGCCGGCATCCAGGGCGCCAAGAAGACCAGCGACCTCGTCCCACTGTGCCACCCCCTGGCCCTGACGCGCGTCGCCGTGGAATTCAGCACGGGCGCGCAGCCGCCGCATGTCGAGTGCACCGCGACCGTGGAGACCGTCGGCCCGACCGGCGTCGAGATGGAGGCACTGGCCGCGGTGCAGGTCGCGCTGCTGACCGTGTACGACATGTGCAAGGCGGTCGACCGCGGCATGCGCATCACCGACGTGCGCGTCGTGGAAAAGCACGGCGGCAAGTCGGGCAGCTTCGTTCAGTCCTGAGCGCGCGGCGCGGCCAGGTACCGCTGCGCATCCTTCGGGAAGGCCGCCTTGTAGCGCGCCAGCAGCACCGCCGCCTCTTGATCCTTGCCCAGCAGCAGCGCACTGTCGATGGCGCGCTCGACCACGCGCGGCTCCGGCGAGTAGTGCAGCATCGCCTGCGACTGGGCCCACACCGCCGTCGCATTCGCGCGTGACGGCGCCGTGAGCGTCAACTCCGCGAACGTCGCCTGGGACGCGAACAGCCGGGCCCGCCGTGCGGTCGCCAGCGGGTCCTCGCGCGCCGCGGCCCACCGCTGCTTCACGGGCAAGTAGGCCTGGCTGGCCAGGACATAGTCCCAGGCCGCGGCCGCCACCAGGCACAAGCCGGCGACGCCCACGACCACCCTCGCCAGCGGCGGCCAGGACCAGCGCGACACCGTGCCGGCCCCCAGCCACGCAAGGGCGGCGCCGAACACGATCTGGAACGGGCCGTACCAGAGCGGGTACTCGAGCAGGCTGTGCACGAGGACCATGCCTGCGAGCATCCACGCCAGTTGCCGCAGCGGGTCCGCCTCCGCCCAGGGCCGCCGGCGCAGGCCCCAAACCGCCGCGCCGGCGCAGGCCAGGACCGCGAACGGCACGCCCAGCTCGACGGCCAGGTGAAGCGCGAAGTTGTGCGCGTTGTCGAGGATGTCGCAGAACCGGGCCCCCGGGTAGGGCGTCACGAAGTGCGCGTAATCCAGCTCGCCCCAGCCCCAGCCCGCCCAGGGCCGCTGCGCGACCAGGTGCAGCACGTCCTCCCACAGCACGCGCCGGCTGCTGCAACTGTCGATGCTGCCGACGCGCCCCCACAGCGTGCGGCTGGGCAGCACGCCGGTGGCGGCCTGTGCGATCCAGGGCAGCAGCACGAGGGCCGCTGCGTAGCCCAGGGCGGCCACGCCCAGCATGCGCCAGCGGTGGCCGCGCTCGGCCGACGGCCACGCGAGCAGCGCGGCGGCCAGCAACGCCATTTGCAGCAGCGCCGTGCGCGACGTGGTCGCGGCACTGGCCACGGCGAGCAGCGCCATGAGCACGAACTGCGCGCGCCGGCCGACGCCGATGCGGCCGAACAGCAACACCGCGACCCCCAGCCAGCAGAGCGTGGAGAACTGGTTCGGCTGCCGCAGGTTGGCGTACGCATCGCCGATGCTGGCCGCGCTCACCATCGGCACCAGCGCGTGCGCGGCACCGAAGTACTGCAGCAACGCGATCACGGCGCTGCCGGCGGCCGCCATGAGCAGCCCGGCACAGAAGCCTTGCGTGAGCTCCCCGTCTCCTGCCGGTGCGCCCCCAACCGCGACCAGCAGCAAGCCGGCCGCCAGATAGGCGTTCTCCTGCGCCGAAGCGGGGTGCAGCAGCGTGGCGACGGCGGCGACGGCGAGCGCGAGCACCACGAGGCCCAGGCGCTCGCGGGTCGCCGGCACGGCGAGCAGCCACACGACGAGCGCGCAGGCCGCGCTCACCAGCCACGGGACCACCGTCGACGAAGGACCGAAGGTGGCGGGGCTCAGCCAGGGAATCGCGGTGAGGACGGCGGCGGCGGCCGCGCGGACGCCGGGCTGGCGAGGCGCAGCACTCACCGCAGCTCGCCGATCAGGCGGTCCTCGACCTGCAGGCCGCCCTGCCACGCCTGCCAGGCCCGGTCCAGGATGTCCAGGTAGCCGTCGCGGAAGCGCTCGGCGCTGAAGCGCTCGGCCCACTGCCGGCAGGCGTGCGGATCGATGTGGGCGCGATCGAAGTCCTCGACCGCCGCGCGCAGGGCCGCCGCACTCTGTTCGAAGAAGAGCAGCCCGGTCGGCTGCTCCGCACTGCGCACGTCGCGCACGGTCTCGGCCGAGCCGCCGATGCCGTAGGCGATCACCGGCGTGCCACAGGCCTGCGCCTCCACGGGGGAGATGCCGAAGTCCTCCTGCGCGGCGAACAGGAATGCGCGCGCGCTGCCCACCTGCTGCTGCACGACCTCGTGCGGCTGCCATCCCATCAGCGTGACGTTCGGCGGGCACATCGCGCGCAGGTGGCCCATTTCGGGACCATCGCCGATGACGACCAGCTTGCGCTGCGGCATCTCGCGGAACGCCTGCAGCAGCAACTCGATGCGCTTGTACGAGACCAGCCGCGACACCGTGACGTAGTGGTCGCCCTTGTGGTCCTCCAGGGCGAACCGCCCGGTCGCCACCGGCGGGTGCAGCACCAGCGCACGCCGACGGTAGGTGCGCCAGATGCGGCGCGCGACGTGCTCCGAGTTGGCCAGGAACAGGTCGACGTTGTTCGCGGTCTGCCGGTCCCACTGGCGCAGCCGGTGGAAGATGTGGCGCGCGAGCAGCCCCTTGGCGCCGCGGCCCAGGCCGTAGTCGGCCAGGTACTCATGGTGCAGGTCCCAGGCGTAGCGCATGGGCGAGTGCACGTAGCTCACGTGCAGCTGCTGCGCCGTCGTGAGCACGCCCTTGGCGAACGCGTGCGAGCTGGAGACGATGAGGTCCGCGTCACGCAGGTCGTGCGTCTCCACCGCGAGCGGCGTCAGCGGCAGGTAGTGCCAGAACCGCGAACGCACGAAGGGCGCCCGCTGCAGGAAGGTGGTGCGGATCGGCAGGCCGGGCAGCTTGTCCCGGTCAGTGTCGGACAGGAAGTCGATGGTCGCGTGCAGCGCCTGCGCGGGACGTGCCTGGTGCATGTGCGCCACGACGTCCTCGGAGCCGCCCCAGTCGGTCAGCCACTCGTGCACGTACGACAGCCGCGGGGCCGCCGCGCTGCCGGCGGGATCGCCGGGACGAAGCGGGAAGTCGACGCTGGCCATCGGGGGCGAATGCTACCCGAGGCGACGTGCGTCGCACGGCTATAGTCCGGCCACGATGGCGAGGCGTCGATGAAGGTGCTGCTCTGGAAGATCGGCGCGCTGGGCGACGTGCTGATGACGACGCCGCTGGTGCGCCAGCTGCGGGCGCGCCTGCCCCAGGCCCGCATCGACTACCTCACCGGCCGCGGCTTCGCCTCCATGCTGGCCGACAACCCGCACCTGGACCAGGTGCTCACGTTCGACGAGCACGTGCTCTATGGCCCGCAGGTGCAGCGCGTGCCGGAGGTGCTGCGCCTGCTGCGCGGCTACGACGCCGTGTACGTGCTGGACAAGCACTGGATCTTCACCTGGCTGGCGGCGCTCGCCCGCATCCCGGTTCGTATCGGCTTCCGGCGCCGCGCGGCAGAGGGCTGGCCGCTGACGCATGCCGTGCCGTATGGCGCCGTGCGCCACGAGATCGACTGCTACCTGGACCTGCTCGATGCCGCTGGCCTGGGCGCGGATCGCACGGACGTGGCGCTGGACGCGCCGGCGCTGGAGGGGATGGCGCCCGCGGTCGCCGACGCCGAAGCGGCCACCGTTCTCGTCAACGCGGGCGGGCGCAATGCGCACGAGGACAGCACCGTGCGGCGCATGCCCGAGACGCTGTTCGCCGAGCTCGTGCAAGCCTGCGCCGAGCGCGGGCCGGTCCTCTTCCTCGGCTCCGCGGCGGAACGGCCGCTGTATGCCGCGTACGAATCGGACCGCTGCGTGAACCTGTGCGGCCGCACGTCGCTGGGCAGCGCGGCCGCCACATTGCGCCAGGCCGCGCGCGTCGTCACGACCGATACCGGCCTGATGCACCTGGCCGCGGCGGTGAACCCGCGTGTGACGGCGGTGTTCGGGCCCACCCACCCGCTGCGCAAGTGCCCGCCCGGCGCGAATTGGGTCTGGACCGACGAGGCGCAGTACGACCCGCGCTACGAGTTGTTCGGCACCGTGCCGCGCGGGCGGTATTTCACCGGCCTGTGCGCGCAAGACCTGCTCGGCGCCGCGCAACCGTCCCCCCTCGGCCGTTCGCGTTGAGGCCTAGCTGGCGCCGCGCTCCTGCGTGTCGCGCCCCGACCACGACGAAGGCGAGGCCATCAAGGCCGCGACGAGGCGCGCACGCGCCCATTCGCCATGCAGCAACCGGTCGGCCACCACGACTGCGAGGCTGCACCACACGACCGGCAGCAGTTGCGGCCACAGCTTGCGCGTGATCCGCAGCCTGCTCGTCACCCCATAGCGCTCGGACAGCAGCGACTTGTTGCGCACGCCGCCCCGCGAACCGGTGCTCGCGCCTTCCTTGTGGCGCAGCCGGCTGCCCAGGGCCACGAGCGAGCGATAGCCCTGGCGGCGCCCGCGCTCGGCCCAGTCCATCTCCTCGCAGTACAGGAAGTAGCCCGGATCCATCGGCCCGACCCGTTCGAGGAAGCCCGCGTCGACATACATCGACGCCCCCACCGGGTAGTCGACCGGAATGCGCACAGTCGATCCCGGCTCGACGCGCGTGTCGTGCCAGCCCACGCCCAGCCAGCGGCGATAGACGCCTGCCACCGCCTGCACTTCCTGCGGCCGGTCCCAATCGAGCAGGACCGACCCGCAGATGCCGGCGTCGGCCACGCTGGCATGCGCCGCCAGCAATGCGGCCAGCGCACCGGGCTCGGCCTCGACGTCGTTGTTCAAGAGCCAGAAGCCGCGGGGCTGCCATCGGCCGCGTGCCCAGTCGATGCCCGCATTCAGGCCGCCTGCGTAGCCCAGGTTCGCGCCCAGCACCACGACGTGCACGGACAGCACGCCGTTGTCCTGCTGCGGCCATTCGAAGCCGCCGCCGTCGGCCGCGCCGCCGCGCGCAGCGAGCCAGCCGGTGAGTTCCGCCACCGAGTCGTCGGTCGAGCCGTTGTCGCAGACGACGATGCGCAGCGGCACGTCGCGCTGCGCGAACAGGCTGGCCAGGCAGACGAGCGTGTCGCGCCAGCCGTTCCAGTTGACGACGACGGCGCAGACGGGAGCGTTGTGGTCAACCATGCACGGCCTCCAGGAGGCACGCCTCCACGCGGCGCACGCAAGCGCCCAGTTCGAAGCGCTCCAGCGCGCGCTCCCTGCCGGCACGGCCGAAGGACGCCAGCAACCCGGGTTCGGTGAGCAGCCTCAGGAGGGCAGCGCTGAGCGCACGCGGATCGTCGGCCGCGACGAGCAGCCCGGTCACGCCATCCTCCACGATCTCCTCGGGTCCGCCGCAGCGCGTGGCGAGCACGGGCAGGCCGAGCATCATGGCCTCGACCAGGGTCCGGCCGAACGGTTCCTCGCGGGCACTGGACACGAGCAGGTCGGCGTCGGACAGCGCAGCCTCGATGGGGTCGACCCATCCGAGCAAACGCACCGCGTCGCCAAGCGAAGCCAACCGCGGCGCGATCTCCCGTGCCATGTAGCGCGGCTCCACGATGCCTGCGACCTCGATCCGCACGCCGGCGCGAGCCGCGGCCGGCAGCAGGGCGACCGCATCGAGCAGGACGTCCAAGCCCTTGCGATGGTCCATGAACCCCGCCGAGACGATCTTCACCGGATCCGCGCGCCGGACGCCTCGTGGTCGTTCGACGGCGGCGGGCAAGCCGTTGTGCACCACCATGTCCTTCGCCCCGCGCGCGCCGCCGTACCGCGCGAGCAGGGCGTGGGAGTTGTAGATCACCTTCGCCGACAAGGCACGCACGATGGCCACGATCCCGCGGTTCGGAAGCGGGCTGCGCAATTGCGGATGGCCAGCCGCCTTCTCGCGCAGATGCCAGACGTGCGGCACGCCCGCCGCCTTTGCGGCAAGCGCGAATTCGAGCACCGTCACCGTGTTCGTGTAGACCAGGTCGAAGCGCTGCGTGCGCACGAGGCGCCTGGCCCGCAAGACGCGCCGCGGCAGCCCGCCCACCAGGGTCAGCCAATGGCGGGCCGAGGCGTTGCTTCGATCCGGAACCCAGTGGCAAATCGGAACGACGTGGACGCGGATCCCGAGGCGCGCGAACGCATCGGAAAGCGGGCCGGCGTAGGGCACGCAGACTTCCACGTCGTGCCCCAGGGCGATCAGGCCATTCACCACGTCGAACAACGACCGCTGCGCCCCGTACAGCGACGTGTCATGCGACACGGCCAGGATGCGGGCGCGCGCAGCGGTCATGCTGCTTCGCGCTCGTGGGCTTGCGCCAGGCGCGCGAGCATGGCGCGCGTCGTTGCCAGGATCGACGGCCGGCCGAAACGGCTGCCGATCCTGCTGCGCACGGCGGCCAAATCGGCCCCTGCCACGGGGGTCCCGCCACCACGGCGCAGGAAATCGGCCAGGCCCTCCATGTCGTGCACGTCGACGCCGAGGCGGCGCAGGCTGGCGACGAGGGAGTTCTCGGCGCGAAGGAACACATGCGCGCCGCTGCAAAGCGCGAACACGATGTTGCCGGCCGCCTGCTGGCGCCGGTGGTTCATGACGACCACCGAGCACGCGCCCAGGACCTCCGCGTAGGCGTGCGGCTCCATGTACTCGCGCAGCGGCAGGAACCGGTCCCCGAGCAGGCGGTGGCCGGCCGACTCGATCGCGTCCCCATAGCGGGCATCGCCGTAGCTCAGGGGACAGACGACCCTTCGGCCGGCCGGGAGGATGTCGGCAAGCAGCTCCAGCGCCTCGAGGTGGTTGTTGGTGGGCGTGGCGCTGTTGCCCAGCAGGACATCGCCGCCCGTCGGCCCGTCCGGGCATCGGTCCGGATCGAAGGACTCGGCCCAGTAGCAGTTCCAGTCGAGCAAGGGAACGTCGAAGGCCGGGTGCCCTTGCCTGATTCCGTCGAAATCCTCGTGCGTCACGGCGAACCCGCGAAAGCGGTTCAGCAAGCCGATCTCGCCGGGGCGGCCGGCGCCGATGCTGCGCAAGGTACGGCGGCGGCGGTACCGCTGGATCGCCTGCCGCGGCTGCGTGGCCGCGCGCGCCAGGCCGACGAGGTGCCCGCCGACAACGGCACGCCGGCGCGCGGGCCGGTCGGGGTCGTCGCGCAGTTCGCCGACCAGCGCGCCCGTCCTGGGCAGCAGCAACTCGCGTTCGGCACGCAGGAGGTGGTAGTAGTCGGAGCCCCACGCCATCCACAGGAAACAGGTGGAGTCCGGTGCGGCATGCACGACGAGGCGGGCAGCGTCGTCGAGCGCGTGCACCAGGACGGCCGAGTAATCCGGCAACTGCCGCAGCACAGGCGCGTGCAGCAGCATCTCCAGCTCGCAGCAGGCCGGCGTGAACGAGCGAAGGTGCCGGAAGGCACTCCCGGGGCTGCCGATGACCAGGAAATCGTGGGCGCCGGGGGCGGCCTCTTCGAAGACCGCCCGCGCAGCGTCGATGTACTTGTCGTCGTGGACGAGGTGGAGGAACCTTCCCGTCGCAGGCCGCAGGCTGGCGAGGCTCACGCGGCTTCGCCCCTGGCGTCGACGAGGCGGCCGTCCCGGAGGTCCAGCACGACGTCTGCCGCCTCCAGCGGCGCGGGCCGGTGCGACACCAGCACCACCGCGGTGGTCGAAGCCACCTCCCTCAGCGTTGCGAGCAACTCCCGTTCCGTCTCCGGGTCGAGCGCGGCCGTCGGCTCGTCCAGCAGGAGGAAATGGCAGTCCATGTACAGCGCACGCGCGAGTGCGAGCCGTTGCACCTGCCCCCCTGACAACGACTGGCCGAAGCCGAGCCGGTGGTCGAGCCCATGCGGGAGCGCGCGCACCACGTGGTCGAGATGCGCAGCGGCCAGCGC includes the following:
- the tfpZ gene encoding TfpX/TfpZ family type IV pilin accessory protein; the encoded protein is MQMSSIASTHDTAGFDWRSRLRAAGIHLVLSCLVAALSALLVFLVWYPFPYRELSGGRDLFLLLVSVDVVIGPLITFAVFNRAKPARELRRDLLVVGLLQLAALGYGLWTVHMARPVHLVFEYDRFRVVHQLDIPAELVDKAPADIDVAPWGGPTLIALRPFRNAGENQEMTLQALGGISLSARPELWVPYATQTQAVLQAARPIESLAARFPQRRAEIDAAVRATGRQVQQLRYLPLLARKEYAWTALLDGTTADIVGYLPLDSF
- the moaC gene encoding cyclic pyranopterin monophosphate synthase MoaC, whose translation is MTGLTHFDREGQAHMVDVAGKPATHRVAVARGRIEMLPATLDLIQSGTARKGDVLGIARIAGIQGAKKTSDLVPLCHPLALTRVAVEFSTGAQPPHVECTATVETVGPTGVEMEALAAVQVALLTVYDMCKAVDRGMRITDVRVVEKHGGKSGSFVQS
- a CDS encoding Wzy polymerase domain-containing protein yields the protein MSAAPRQPGVRAAAAAVLTAIPWLSPATFGPSSTVVPWLVSAACALVVWLLAVPATRERLGLVVLALAVAAVATLLHPASAQENAYLAAGLLLVAVGGAPAGDGELTQGFCAGLLMAAAGSAVIALLQYFGAAHALVPMVSAASIGDAYANLRQPNQFSTLCWLGVAVLLFGRIGVGRRAQFVLMALLAVASAATTSRTALLQMALLAAALLAWPSAERGHRWRMLGVAALGYAAALVLLPWIAQAATGVLPSRTLWGRVGSIDSCSSRRVLWEDVLHLVAQRPWAGWGWGELDYAHFVTPYPGARFCDILDNAHNFALHLAVELGVPFAVLACAGAAVWGLRRRPWAEADPLRQLAWMLAGMVLVHSLLEYPLWYGPFQIVFGAALAWLGAGTVSRWSWPPLARVVVGVAGLCLVAAAAWDYVLASQAYLPVKQRWAAAREDPLATARRARLFASQATFAELTLTAPSRANATAVWAQSQAMLHYSPEPRVVERAIDSALLLGKDQEAAVLLARYKAAFPKDAQRYLAAPRAQD
- a CDS encoding glycosyltransferase translates to MASVDFPLRPGDPAGSAAAPRLSYVHEWLTDWGGSEDVVAHMHQARPAQALHATIDFLSDTDRDKLPGLPIRTTFLQRAPFVRSRFWHYLPLTPLAVETHDLRDADLIVSSSHAFAKGVLTTAQQLHVSYVHSPMRYAWDLHHEYLADYGLGRGAKGLLARHIFHRLRQWDRQTANNVDLFLANSEHVARRIWRTYRRRALVLHPPVATGRFALEDHKGDHYVTVSRLVSYKRIELLLQAFREMPQRKLVVIGDGPEMGHLRAMCPPNVTLMGWQPHEVVQQQVGSARAFLFAAQEDFGISPVEAQACGTPVIAYGIGGSAETVRDVRSAEQPTGLLFFEQSAAALRAAVEDFDRAHIDPHACRQWAERFSAERFRDGYLDILDRAWQAWQGGLQVEDRLIGELR
- a CDS encoding glycosyltransferase family 9 protein, which codes for MKVLLWKIGALGDVLMTTPLVRQLRARLPQARIDYLTGRGFASMLADNPHLDQVLTFDEHVLYGPQVQRVPEVLRLLRGYDAVYVLDKHWIFTWLAALARIPVRIGFRRRAAEGWPLTHAVPYGAVRHEIDCYLDLLDAAGLGADRTDVALDAPALEGMAPAVADAEAATVLVNAGGRNAHEDSTVRRMPETLFAELVQACAERGPVLFLGSAAERPLYAAYESDRCVNLCGRTSLGSAAATLRQAARVVTTDTGLMHLAAAVNPRVTAVFGPTHPLRKCPPGANWVWTDEAQYDPRYELFGTVPRGRYFTGLCAQDLLGAAQPSPLGRSR
- a CDS encoding glycosyltransferase family 2 protein, whose protein sequence is MVDHNAPVCAVVVNWNGWRDTLVCLASLFAQRDVPLRIVVCDNGSTDDSVAELTGWLAARGGAADGGGFEWPQQDNGVLSVHVVVLGANLGYAGGLNAGIDWARGRWQPRGFWLLNNDVEAEPGALAALLAAHASVADAGICGSVLLDWDRPQEVQAVAGVYRRWLGVGWHDTRVEPGSTVRIPVDYPVGASMYVDAGFLERVGPMDPGYFLYCEEMDWAERGRRQGYRSLVALGSRLRHKEGASTGSRGGVRNKSLLSERYGVTSRLRITRKLWPQLLPVVWCSLAVVVADRLLHGEWARARLVAALMASPSSWSGRDTQERGAS
- a CDS encoding glycosyltransferase family 4 protein, which encodes MTAARARILAVSHDTSLYGAQRSLFDVVNGLIALGHDVEVCVPYAGPLSDAFARLGIRVHVVPICHWVPDRSNASARHWLTLVGGLPRRVLRARRLVRTQRFDLVYTNTVTVLEFALAAKAAGVPHVWHLREKAAGHPQLRSPLPNRGIVAIVRALSAKVIYNSHALLARYGGARGAKDMVVHNGLPAAVERPRGVRRADPVKIVSAGFMDHRKGLDVLLDAVALLPAAARAGVRIEVAGIVEPRYMAREIAPRLASLGDAVRLLGWVDPIEAALSDADLLVSSAREEPFGRTLVEAMMLGLPVLATRCGGPEEIVEDGVTGLLVAADDPRALSAALLRLLTEPGLLASFGRAGRERALERFELGACVRRVEACLLEAVHG
- a CDS encoding TDP-N-acetylfucosamine:lipid II N-acetylfucosaminyltransferase; translation: MSLASLRPATGRFLHLVHDDKYIDAARAVFEEAAPGAHDFLVIGSPGSAFRHLRSFTPACCELEMLLHAPVLRQLPDYSAVLVHALDDAARLVVHAAPDSTCFLWMAWGSDYYHLLRAERELLLPRTGALVGELRDDPDRPARRRAVVGGHLVGLARAATQPRQAIQRYRRRRTLRSIGAGRPGEIGLLNRFRGFAVTHEDFDGIRQGHPAFDVPLLDWNCYWAESFDPDRCPDGPTGGDVLLGNSATPTNNHLEALELLADILPAGRRVVCPLSYGDARYGDAIESAGHRLLGDRFLPLREYMEPHAYAEVLGACSVVVMNHRRQQAAGNIVFALCSGAHVFLRAENSLVASLRRLGVDVHDMEGLADFLRRGGGTPVAGADLAAVRSRIGSRFGRPSILATTRAMLARLAQAHEREAA